A stretch of the Paenibacillus dendritiformis genome encodes the following:
- the clpP gene encoding ATP-dependent Clp endopeptidase proteolytic subunit ClpP: MNFIPYVVEQTKAGERSYDIYSRLLKDRIVMVSGEIEDQMANSVVAQLLFLAAEDPEKDIQMYINSPGGSVTAGFSIYDTMQFIKPDVSTICIGMAASFGAMLLTGGAKGKRMSLANSEVMIHQPLGGVRGQASDIQIHAEWILSTRRKVNRILSEHTGQPIERIEQDTDRDRFMDPKEALAYGIIDKIIA; this comes from the coding sequence ATGAATTTCATACCGTATGTGGTCGAGCAGACCAAGGCGGGAGAACGGAGCTACGATATTTATTCCCGTTTGCTGAAGGACCGGATCGTGATGGTATCCGGGGAGATTGAGGATCAGATGGCCAATTCGGTTGTGGCGCAGCTGCTGTTCCTGGCAGCGGAGGATCCGGAGAAGGACATTCAGATGTATATCAATAGCCCGGGCGGTTCGGTGACGGCCGGATTCTCGATTTACGACACGATGCAGTTCATCAAGCCGGACGTGTCCACCATCTGCATCGGCATGGCCGCCAGCTTCGGGGCTATGCTGCTGACCGGAGGCGCGAAGGGGAAGCGGATGTCGCTCGCCAACAGCGAAGTAATGATTCACCAGCCTCTTGGCGGAGTGCGTGGGCAGGCGTCCGATATCCAGATCCATGCCGAGTGGATACTGAGCACCCGGCGGAAGGTGAACCGGATTTTGTCGGAGCATACCGGCCAGCCGATCGAGCGGATCGAGCAGGATACGGATCGCGATCGCTTCATGGATCCGAAGGAAGCCCTCGCGTACGGGATTATCGACAAGATTATCGCCTAG
- a CDS encoding C40 family peptidase, whose product MSASVMMPLQPASAASATASSAKAKSIIATGKKYMGVPYKFGAKSGITSAFDCSSFVQYVYKKHGIKLPRTSKQQSKVGQKVSKSQMKPGDLVFFYSPVHHVAIYIGDGKILHTYGKPGVTISSLDGKWGKRITGIRRVL is encoded by the coding sequence ATGTCAGCAAGCGTCATGATGCCGCTGCAGCCAGCGAGTGCGGCCTCCGCTACCGCGAGCAGCGCCAAAGCGAAGAGCATCATTGCCACCGGCAAAAAATATATGGGCGTTCCTTATAAGTTCGGAGCTAAGTCCGGCATTACGAGCGCGTTCGACTGCTCTTCATTCGTCCAATATGTATACAAGAAGCATGGCATCAAGCTTCCCCGGACTTCGAAGCAGCAATCGAAGGTCGGCCAGAAGGTAAGCAAGAGCCAGATGAAGCCGGGAGATCTGGTCTTCTTCTACTCTCCGGTTCACCATGTCGCCATCTATATTGGGGATGGGAAAATACTGCATACTTACGGTAAACCAGGCGTAACGATCTCCAGCCTGGACGGAAAATGGGGCAAGCGCATAACAGGGATTCGCCGCGTCCTGTAA